The Takifugu flavidus isolate HTHZ2018 chromosome 17, ASM371156v2, whole genome shotgun sequence genome contains a region encoding:
- the ggh gene encoding gamma-glutamyl hydrolase, which produces MFAFLLFSIWSLTIYSAAFPIVDESNDRPIIGILAQEVRSPSPYISYIAASYVKTLESAGARVVPVMVNQTEEEYKALFNSINGILFPGGGSNLVTSLYARSAKIFYDLAIEANDRGDYFPVWGTCLGFEELTYLTLGKLVLTRNNMRDVALPLNFTDDAKGSRMFKGFPADLMSDLASESLTANAHKWSLAMSSYNSNVELKKFYKVLSTNSDGTLEFVSTIEAYSYPIYGTQWHPEKNPFEFLKAYVPHSPSAVRTTFYMAEFFVSEARKNKHRFQSEAEEQKALIYNYSPVYSAPNSTFVQIYYF; this is translated from the exons ATGTTTGcgtttctgctcttttccatTTGGTCTTTAACCATTTATTCCGCTGCTTTTCCAATTGTGGATGAAAGCAATGACAGACCGATTATTG GTATTTTGGCTCAGGAGGTTCGTTCTCCGAGTCCTTATATCTCTTATATCGCTGCTTCGTATGTGAAGACCCTGGAGTCGGCGGGAGCCAGAGTTGTACCCGTCAT GGTCAaccagacagaggaggaataTAAGGCTCTGTTCAACTCCATCAATGg AATCCTCTTCCCAGGAGGCGGAAGCAACCTGGTGACGTCTTTGTATGCCAGGTCTGCCAAAATCTTCTATGACCTGGCTATTGAG gccAATGACAGAGGAGACTATTTTCCTGTGTGGGGCACCTGTCTGGGCTTTGAGGAGCTGACTTATTTGACTCTGGGAAAGCTGGTTCTCACCAGGAACAACATGAGAGACGTGGCGTTACCGCTGAACTTCACCGATG ATGCCAAAGGAAGCAGGATGTTCAAAGGCTTCCCAGCAGATCTGATGAGCGATCTGGCTTCCGAGTCTCTGACGGCAAACGCTCACAAATGGAGTTTGGCCATGTCG TCTTACAACTCAAACGTGGAGCTGAAGAAGTTCTACAAAGTTCTGTCCACAAACTCGGACGGAACTCTGGAGTTTGTGTCAACAATAGAAG CCTACAGTTACCCCATTTACGGGACGCAGTGGCATCCAGAGAAGAATCCCTTTGAGTTTTTGAAGGCTTACGTTCCACACTCGCCGTCGGCCGTCAGGACCACCTTCTACATGGCTGAGTTCTTCGTTAGCGAAG CCAGGAAGAACAAACATCGCTTTCAGTCCGAGGCTGAAGAGCAAAAGGCGCTGATTTACAACTACAGTCCTGTTTACAGCGCTCCAAACAGCACCTTTGTGCAGATCTACTACTTCTGA
- the LOC130513767 gene encoding apolipoprotein D-like — MEDLQVLFWILAAAAGLNAQSFHPGSCPQSPVQVDFNITKYMGTWYEIEKLPAMFERGKCIQATYSLLSDGTVHVHNAELLPNGRINSINGVAKVKNSSQPAILEVSFVTGVPDSPYWVLSSDYQSYSLVYSCFDYFGLFHVDFAWILARTRALSEDTLAQLHRKLEAAGVNVNKLTVTNQSGCDGFI; from the exons ATGGAGGATCTCCAG GTGCTGTTTTGGATCCTGGCGGCTGCTGCAGGACTGAATGCTCAGTCTTTCCATCCTGGCAGCTGCCCTCAGTCTCCAGTCCAAGTAGATTTTAACATCACGAAG TACATGGGCACCTGGTATGAAATCGAGAAGCTCCCAGCCATGTTTGAAAGGGGAAAATGCATCCAGGCCACATACAGTCTTCTCAGTGATGGGACGGTCCACGTTCACaatgcagagctgct ACCCAACGGGAGGATAAACTCCATCAACGGTGTCGCCAAAGTTAAAAACTCCTCCCAACCTGCGATTCTGGAGGTCAGCTTCGTTACAG GCGTGCCAGATTCTCCTTACTGGGTTCTGTCCTCGGACTACCAGTCCTACTCTCTGGTCTACTCTTGCTTCGACTACTTCGGCCTTTTCCACGTGGATTTTGCCTGGATCTTGGCCCGCACACGGGCGTTGAGCGAAGACACGCTCGCCCAGTTACACAGgaagctggaagctgctggCGTGAATGTGAACAAGCTCACTGTCACCAATCAAAGcggatgtgatggttttatttgA